One segment of Bacillus alkalisoli DNA contains the following:
- a CDS encoding YjcZ family sporulation protein: protein MSHTGYGSGFALVVVLFILLIIVGAGILR from the coding sequence ATGAGTCATACTGGATATGGATCTGGTTTCGCTTTAGTAGTAGTTTTATTCATCTTGTTAATCATTGTAGGCGCAGGTATTTTGAGATAA
- a CDS encoding YjcZ family sporulation protein — protein MGWCGPSYGYGPQVAGAGYPGGNSFVLIVVLFILLIIVGAAWC, from the coding sequence ATGGGTTGGTGTGGTCCATCTTACGGTTACGGCCCTCAAGTAGCTGGCGCAGGTTATCCTGGTGGTAACTCTTTCGTGTTAATCGTAGTATTATTCATTCTATTAATCATTGTTGGTGCTGCATGGTGCTAA
- a CDS encoding YpmS family protein produces MLQRIKSWKSSFFILLIVNIIIALTVSFLIFLPNGNKIMFNKNEDERKRVGFTIQSNKEDLNDLIDYYLTRETKRPLNYDVTLTDRVELRGEITVFERNIPLTMTFVPEVQENGDVILNQDSMSIGRLQVPVAMVLKYVADNYPLPEWVTISPSEQLIYVGITELKLQGDTKVKLVNFDLEKDDLVFRLYVPVE; encoded by the coding sequence ATGTTACAACGAATAAAATCTTGGAAATCATCATTTTTCATATTACTAATAGTTAATATCATAATCGCTCTAACTGTTTCTTTCCTTATTTTTTTACCAAACGGTAACAAAATAATGTTTAATAAAAATGAAGATGAACGAAAAAGAGTTGGCTTTACCATTCAATCGAATAAAGAAGACTTGAATGATTTGATTGATTATTATTTAACAAGAGAAACGAAGCGGCCATTGAACTATGATGTTACCCTAACCGATCGCGTAGAGTTACGTGGAGAAATAACAGTTTTTGAGCGAAATATCCCATTAACGATGACATTTGTTCCAGAAGTCCAAGAAAATGGAGATGTTATTCTTAATCAAGATTCGATGTCTATTGGTAGACTACAAGTACCAGTAGCGATGGTGTTGAAATACGTAGCTGACAATTATCCTTTACCTGAGTGGGTAACGATTTCTCCAAGCGAACAATTAATCTACGTAGGAATTACGGAACTAAAACTTCAAGGCGATACAAAAGTTAAGTTAGTAAATTTTGACCTAGAAAAAGACGATTTAGTATTTAGATTATACGTACCTGTAGAATAA
- a CDS encoding SGNH/GDSL hydrolase family protein, whose amino-acid sequence MKKLILLLSFVFILIFVAGCSSTNSSSSNVILDKLQERKHTINQKLSTEDGFFNKFTEEVVNENQLKQLALNEKEEITNEFFDRSLNLVFFGDSLTQGVGDQTNSGGYVPFIKDYYEEKSYIDNVAIKNLGVRGNRTDHLQRRLNSDEVKQSLTEADVIFITIGGNDLMKVVRENFLSLTFPLFDKEQTLYGERFTDVLGTIREHNEVSPIYVIGIFNPFYQFFQEIHEMNEVVTNWNNVSAKVLANYENTHFISIDDIFLDPTQHLLDDDQFHPNEIGYSLIGERVVEAIDQQYKKLAFDEPVEE is encoded by the coding sequence ATGAAAAAATTAATTCTTTTATTATCTTTCGTATTTATTTTAATATTCGTAGCTGGTTGTAGTTCTACAAACAGCTCCAGTTCAAACGTTATTTTAGACAAACTACAAGAACGAAAACATACAATTAACCAAAAACTTTCGACAGAAGACGGTTTTTTTAATAAATTTACAGAAGAAGTAGTTAATGAAAACCAATTAAAACAGCTAGCATTAAACGAAAAAGAGGAAATTACAAATGAATTTTTTGATCGATCCTTAAACTTAGTTTTCTTTGGAGATTCTTTAACACAAGGTGTTGGTGACCAAACGAATAGTGGTGGTTATGTACCATTTATAAAGGATTATTACGAGGAAAAATCATATATCGACAATGTTGCTATTAAAAATTTAGGTGTTCGAGGAAACAGAACAGACCATTTACAACGACGCCTTAATTCAGATGAAGTAAAACAATCCCTAACAGAAGCCGATGTTATTTTTATAACAATAGGTGGAAATGATTTAATGAAAGTAGTTCGTGAAAACTTCTTATCTTTAACTTTTCCTCTTTTTGATAAAGAACAGACTCTATATGGAGAGCGGTTTACAGACGTACTTGGGACAATTAGAGAGCACAATGAAGTTAGCCCTATTTATGTAATCGGAATTTTTAATCCATTTTATCAATTTTTCCAAGAAATACACGAAATGAATGAAGTCGTTACTAATTGGAATAATGTTAGTGCAAAAGTTTTAGCTAATTATGAAAATACACATTTTATTTCTATTGATGATATATTTTTAGATCCTACTCAACATTTATTAGATGATGACCAGTTTCACCCAAATGAAATTGGCTATTCATTAATTGGAGAACGAGTGGTAGAGGCTATTGACCAGCAGTATAAAAAACTAGCTTTCGATGAGCCTGTAGAGGAGTAG